ACCGTCAGGTGCCTCGGTCCCCGCCGGAGCTGTGGAGAGCCCGTGCCGGGACCGACACCACCACCACGTACGGGGCCGCTCGACGTCCCCCCACTGTGTACCCGACCGCTTGAGCGAGAAAGGAGGACGCATCGGCCGACCATCCGGCCGGGTCCGCAGACATCTCGCACCGCGCTCACGGGGAGCGCGACGCCGGGACGATCAGATCGTCCCGGCGTTCGCCCGTTTCCGGCACCATGGCACCGTGCCGTGTCGCTCCGCCCCATGGCACCGCGTTGTGCCGGCGCTCTGGCACAGTGGCACCGTGGCTGACGGCGGGAGCACGGTGCCCGAGGACGCGACCGTCGGGTCGCCCGGCGAGCCGACGGCCACCGACGTCGGCGTTGGTGCCGGTGCCGGTGCCGGTGCCGGACCAGCCAACCCGGCCGGACACCCGACGAACCGGATGTTGCGTCCGCCAGACCGCTACCGCTTCGCCGCCTCGGTCCGGTCGCTGAGCATGGGCCGGTACGACCCGTGCGCCCGCTGGATCGGTGACACGTTCTGGTGGACCGCCCGGACCCCGGCCGGGCCGGGCACCCTGGCCCTGCGACGACACGGCACCGACCTGACCGCCGTCGGGTACGGGCCCGGGGCGGACCAGGTGGTCGCCGTCGCCGACGCCGTCGCCGGCCTACGTGATGACGGTGCCGACCACTTTCATCAGCATCTCGCCAAGCGGCACCCGGTCGTCGGCGACGTCGCCCGCCGGCTGTCCGGAGTACGGCTGCCGGCCACCGGCCAGGTCTTCGCGCGGACGCTGCGCGCGGTGCTGGAGCAAAAGGTCACCGGGGTCGAGGCCTACCGGGCCTACGCGGCGACCATTCGCCGATTCGGCACCCCGGCACCGGGTCCGGCCGCCGGCCTGTGGGTGAGCCCGGATCCGATGGTGATCGCAGCGGCACCGTACTGGCTGTTCCATCCGCTCGGGATCGAACAGCGTCGGGCCGAGACGCTGCGTCGCGCCGCGCGGGTCGCCACCCGGCTGGACGGCAGCGGCGACCCGGCCACCGCGACCCGGCGACTGACCAGCCTGAGCGGGATCGGGGCGTGGACCGCCGCCGAGGTCGTCCGGGTCGCCTACGCGGACGCGGACGCGGTCAGCGTCGGCGACTTCCACCTGCCGAACACGGTGGCCTGGGCGCTCGCCGGGGAGGTACGCGGCGACGACGCCCGGATGCTCGACCTGCTGGAGCCGTTTCGAGGCCACCGGGGTCGGGTCTGTGTGCTGCTCGAACTCGCCGGCCTGCACGCCCCGAGGTTCGGTCCACGGTCGCCGATCCGATCGTTCACCCGCTACTGATGTGGGTGTGCGGAGCGGGTCAGACGGCGCAACGCCTGCCCGCACCGCCGCGCGTAGGCGTACTGGAACAACGCGCCGACCGGTCCCGCCATCCGCATCGGCAGTGCCACCGGGCGGCTGAACGCGACCACCGCGAACCAGACCTCACCGCCGGTGCGCTCCACGATGAACGCCTCCTCGCCGCTGGCCGGGTGACCGGGCAGCGTCCCGTAGGCGAATCCGGCCCGTTCGTCGCTCGTCGCGGTCCAGACCACCGCGCAGGGCGCGGCCATCCGCAGCCGGCCGACGCCCAAGCCCACGGTGACCAACACACCCGGGTCCGCCCGGGGCGCCGAAGCCGCGATCCGCGCGCCGGCACGGCGATGCATCCGCCAGGTCAGCACGGCGTCGGCCGCGACAGTGAAGGCGTCGGAGCGTAGCCGGGTGCGGTAGTGCAGATGCCGGTATCCACTCGGCAGGTCAGCGCCGGCGGCCGGCGCGCGATCGGTGCCGGCGTGCCGGGTGGCACCGACGTCGGGATAGGTGAACGTAGGCACACCCGCGCCCTTCTGCCGCACCCGCACCTACCCCCAGATCGCTCGTGCCCTTGCCGCAGATCAGCACCGGGCCGTGCCACTGATCGCCCAGGGTCACGGTCAGGATAACGCTGGGTGTCCAACCAGGTGCGGACTTCGGCCAGACCGCCGTACCCGCCGGCCGCGGCCCACCCGGACGCGACCGGCGACCGTAGCCGACCGTAGAGGTGCCACCGCGTCGGGACCAGGGCTGTCAGCCCGGGATGATTCACTGTCCGGGTGGATCTGCCGATTGCCCTGCCGATCGAACCGATGCTGGCCAGACCCGTCGCCGCGCTGCCCACCGGCCCGGCGATGAGCTACGAACCCAAATGGGACGGCTACCGCTGCGTCATCTTTCGCGACGGTGACGACGTCGAGCTGGCCAGCCGGGGCGGCAAGACGCTGACCCGCTACTTCCCGGAAGTCGTCGAGCAGGCCCGCAGGCAGCTGCCCCGCCGGATCGTGGTCGACGGCGAACTGGTCGTCGTGCGTCGTGTCGGCGGCCGGTCCCGGCTCGACTTCGACGTACTCGGCCAGCGCATCCATCCGGCGGCGTCCCGAATCCGGTTGCTCGCCGACCAGACGCCGGCGTCCTTCGTCGCGTTCGACCTCCTGGCCCTCGATGACGAGGCGCTGCTCGACCAGCCGTTCACCACCCGACGGCGGCGGCTGGTCGCCGCCCTCGCCGCCGTGGCCGCGCCGATGTACGTGACCCCGGTGACCACGGACCTCGACACCGCGCGACGGTGGTTCGAGGTGTTCGAGGGCGCGGGCTTGGACGGCGTGATCGCCAAACCGGCGGACTTGGGCTACGAG
The sequence above is a segment of the Solwaraspora sp. WMMD406 genome. Coding sequences within it:
- a CDS encoding DNA-3-methyladenine glycosylase 2 family protein; amino-acid sequence: MLRPPDRYRFAASVRSLSMGRYDPCARWIGDTFWWTARTPAGPGTLALRRHGTDLTAVGYGPGADQVVAVADAVAGLRDDGADHFHQHLAKRHPVVGDVARRLSGVRLPATGQVFARTLRAVLEQKVTGVEAYRAYAATIRRFGTPAPGPAAGLWVSPDPMVIAAAPYWLFHPLGIEQRRAETLRRAARVATRLDGSGDPATATRRLTSLSGIGAWTAAEVVRVAYADADAVSVGDFHLPNTVAWALAGEVRGDDARMLDLLEPFRGHRGRVCVLLELAGLHAPRFGPRSPIRSFTRY
- a CDS encoding ATP-dependent DNA ligase, with the translated sequence MDLPIALPIEPMLARPVAALPTGPAMSYEPKWDGYRCVIFRDGDDVELASRGGKTLTRYFPEVVEQARRQLPRRIVVDGELVVVRRVGGRSRLDFDVLGQRIHPAASRIRLLADQTPASFVAFDLLALDDEALLDQPFTTRRRRLVAALAAVAAPMYVTPVTTDLDTARRWFEVFEGAGLDGVIAKPADLGYEPGKRSMFKVKHGRTADVVLAGFRWHKSGPVVGSLLLGLYDDDGVLHHVGVCASFTAARRAELVDELAPLRTTPAEHPWTTGDDSTGQRVPGAPSRWSGGKNLEWEPLRPEWVAEVGYDAMEGDRFRHTARFQRWRTDRDPRSCRYDQLERPVRFDVDDVLAGDPTARS
- a CDS encoding DUF1990 domain-containing protein translates to MPTFTYPDVGATRHAGTDRAPAAGADLPSGYRHLHYRTRLRSDAFTVAADAVLTWRMHRRAGARIAASAPRADPGVLVTVGLGVGRLRMAAPCAVVWTATSDERAGFAYGTLPGHPASGEEAFIVERTGGEVWFAVVAFSRPVALPMRMAGPVGALFQYAYARRCGQALRRLTRSAHPHQ